From a single Microcoleus sp. FACHB-831 genomic region:
- a CDS encoding NmrA/HSCARG family protein — MEANVSDYPERTEPKIGKVLLIGVTGGTGGNAIAGFLEQGVTNLRAITRKIDPNRPSLSKMLNAGIELVEANLDDENSLEAAFAGISAVYCHATSKDSAKPDPLEVERAKRVAQVAKKADIKHFVYNSAGSADRNSGISHIEQKYKVEQILKQAGLPTTMLRACLFMEELWKKYTRPSILKGVFRFSIQPDKPLHLIANKDMGRIAAYVMKNPSKYIGQEIELAGDVLTPKQLADAFSKAQGIPVVYKEAPAWIFLLLLRSELYGLIQWYRTKGYQANVKQLREEEFPGLLTTFSEFLEETNWANEQLTYESLSR; from the coding sequence ATGGAAGCGAACGTCTCAGATTATCCCGAACGCACAGAGCCAAAAATCGGTAAAGTTCTGCTGATCGGCGTGACTGGAGGAACTGGCGGAAATGCGATCGCGGGATTTCTTGAACAGGGAGTTACCAACCTGCGTGCCATAACTAGGAAAATTGACCCCAATCGTCCTTCCCTCTCCAAGATGCTCAATGCAGGAATTGAGCTGGTTGAGGCTAACTTAGACGATGAGAACTCGCTCGAAGCAGCCTTTGCAGGAATCTCCGCTGTTTACTGTCACGCCACCTCTAAAGACTCAGCGAAACCTGACCCCCTAGAGGTCGAGAGAGCAAAGCGAGTTGCACAAGTTGCCAAGAAAGCAGACATCAAGCACTTTGTATATAACTCCGCAGGTAGCGCAGACAGGAACTCTGGAATCAGCCACATTGAGCAGAAGTACAAAGTAGAGCAGATTCTAAAACAGGCTGGCTTACCAACAACAATGCTCCGCGCCTGCTTGTTCATGGAGGAGTTGTGGAAAAAGTACACGCGACCGTCCATCCTCAAGGGCGTCTTCCGATTCTCCATTCAGCCTGACAAGCCGCTACATCTAATTGCCAATAAGGACATGGGTCGCATTGCTGCCTATGTTATGAAAAATCCCTCAAAGTACATTGGTCAAGAGATTGAGCTTGCTGGCGATGTGCTAACTCCAAAGCAGTTAGCGGATGCATTCTCTAAAGCGCAGGGAATTCCTGTTGTCTATAAAGAGGCGCCCGCCTGGATCTTCTTACTCCTCCTCCGAAGTGAGCTTTATGGTCTGATTCAGTGGTATCGCACTAAGGGTTATCAAGCCAATGTGAAGCAATTGAGAGAAGAGGAATTTCCTGGACTTTTGACAACATTCAGTGAATTTCTTGAGGAAACTAATTGGGCAAACGAGCAGCTCACCTACGAGAGTTTGTCAAGATAG
- a CDS encoding P-loop NTPase fold protein: MAQSNKSINNHIENYLDYYCGLSHAPRFAVLLKGQWGAGKTWFINKYLEKPKHKGTNHKFLYVSLNGMTTFSDIENAFFQQLHPVLSSKGMAIAGKIFKGLLKTTLKIDVDGDSKDDGTLSSQIPDINLPEYLKNADERILIFDDLERCKIDIGNILGYINYFVEHQDLKVVILANEDELLKRSNNDPSNNYHLIKEKLIGKTLEVSPDFQGALSSFISNLSDQSVKDFLGDQTELMQELYKQAEYENLRILGQIVLDYERIFKVLPQKAQNKPELLQDILKPLMAFSIEIKRGTMLPKDISKLQKEYASAFVKQGRLNQAHPSGMNNNTEEQTSLQKILGRYTILNLDDPFPSTIWWQIFFDKGSLDEHELEKSISNSKYFPDKNTPDWVRLWRFPDLSDDEFEYLLKKVELEYSNRDFSELGVIKHVTGLLLMFADVGLYCKSKEDILNDSKLYLDHLKDNDKFRRLPPSKVQDLLSGYDGLDVQGRELTEFKEFCSYMDKIRGLVIAENMPSAAQELLITMQGDLQKFFSLIRLSVCHGDVSDQGYYEVPILKHIEPGAFIEKLLLMKFEDQRRIFWALSDRYKSDHINKKLIEELEWLKSVEGLLLEESNRKKGKVSGYCSKFLIGPYLTEVIEKLEKIKTATQN, encoded by the coding sequence ATGGCTCAAAGTAACAAATCTATAAATAACCATATAGAAAATTACTTGGATTATTACTGTGGGCTATCTCATGCGCCTAGATTTGCTGTTTTACTTAAAGGTCAATGGGGAGCTGGAAAGACTTGGTTTATTAACAAGTATCTTGAAAAGCCAAAGCATAAAGGAACTAATCATAAATTCTTGTATGTCAGCCTTAACGGGATGACTACATTTTCTGATATAGAAAACGCATTTTTTCAGCAACTACACCCTGTTCTATCGTCAAAGGGAATGGCAATAGCAGGAAAAATTTTCAAAGGACTTCTAAAAACTACGCTAAAAATTGATGTTGATGGCGACAGTAAAGATGACGGAACATTGAGTAGTCAAATTCCAGATATTAACCTTCCTGAGTATCTTAAAAATGCAGATGAGAGAATTTTAATATTTGATGATTTAGAGCGTTGCAAAATAGATATAGGTAATATATTAGGATATATAAACTATTTCGTGGAACATCAAGACCTGAAGGTGGTTATCCTAGCAAATGAAGACGAGTTACTTAAGCGATCCAATAACGATCCAAGTAATAATTATCACCTTATAAAGGAAAAACTTATTGGGAAGACCTTAGAAGTATCACCTGATTTTCAGGGTGCATTAAGCAGTTTTATTAGTAACTTGAGCGATCAAAGCGTTAAAGATTTTTTGGGCGACCAAACTGAATTAATGCAAGAATTATACAAACAAGCAGAATATGAAAATTTAAGAATTTTAGGACAGATTGTTTTAGACTATGAAAGAATTTTTAAGGTATTACCACAGAAGGCACAAAATAAGCCTGAGCTTCTTCAAGACATATTGAAACCACTTATGGCTTTTTCTATTGAAATCAAACGTGGAACAATGCTTCCAAAGGATATTAGCAAATTACAAAAGGAATATGCGTCTGCCTTTGTTAAGCAGGGTAGGTTAAATCAAGCACATCCTTCTGGCATGAATAACAATACTGAAGAGCAAACTTCGCTTCAGAAAATACTTGGCAGATATACGATACTTAATCTCGACGATCCATTCCCAAGTACAATATGGTGGCAAATATTTTTTGATAAAGGTAGCTTAGATGAACATGAGCTAGAAAAATCAATATCAAATAGCAAATATTTTCCGGATAAAAATACACCTGATTGGGTTAGGCTGTGGCGTTTTCCTGATCTTTCCGATGATGAGTTTGAATACTTACTCAAAAAGGTTGAATTGGAATACTCTAATAGAGATTTTTCTGAGCTTGGAGTAATTAAGCACGTCACTGGACTTTTATTAATGTTTGCTGATGTTGGACTATATTGTAAAAGCAAAGAAGACATTTTAAATGATTCAAAACTTTATCTTGACCATTTAAAAGATAACGATAAATTTCGTAGACTACCTCCTTCAAAGGTTCAAGATTTATTGAGCGGCTATGATGGGCTTGATGTTCAAGGGAGGGAACTTACAGAATTCAAAGAATTTTGTTCCTACATGGATAAAATTCGAGGCTTAGTAATAGCGGAGAATATGCCCAGCGCTGCTCAAGAGTTACTTATTACTATGCAGGGCGATTTACAGAAATTTTTCAGCCTAATTCGCCTAAGCGTTTGCCATGGTGATGTGTCTGATCAGGGCTACTATGAAGTCCCTATACTTAAACATATAGAGCCAGGTGCCTTTATAGAAAAACTTTTACTTATGAAGTTTGAAGACCAAAGACGGATTTTTTGGGCGCTATCAGATCGCTATAAATCCGATCATATTAATAAAAAATTGATTGAAGAGTTGGAATGGCTTAAATCTGTTGAGGGGCTATTGCTAGAAGAATCTAACCGCAAAAAAGGAAAAGTTAGTGGATATTGCTCAAAATTCCTGATTGGACCTTATTTAACTGAAGTAATTGAAAAGCTTGAAAAAATAAAAACCGCCACACAAAATTAA
- a CDS encoding methylated-DNA--[protein]-cysteine S-methyltransferase: protein MVSDSIFYTYMDSPLGRILIAQNSVGLVAIDFQEGLAAKSPEAAWHFQKKLDGDAVEQIRAYFNGELYQFTLPLAPKGTVFQQQVWTALQAIPYGQTISYGELARKIGLPTAARAVGAANGKNPLCIIVPCHRVIGSNGTLTGFRGGVRLKEGLLSLERRHSAKSSLQLTMALSNR, encoded by the coding sequence ATGGTTTCTGATTCGATTTTCTATACATACATGGATAGCCCTCTGGGACGTATCTTAATCGCGCAAAACTCAGTTGGGCTAGTAGCAATAGACTTTCAAGAAGGTCTAGCTGCAAAGTCTCCTGAAGCTGCTTGGCATTTCCAAAAGAAGCTAGACGGTGACGCCGTTGAGCAAATTCGGGCATATTTCAATGGCGAATTGTACCAATTCACGCTACCACTTGCCCCCAAAGGTACGGTATTTCAACAGCAGGTTTGGACAGCACTCCAAGCGATACCTTACGGTCAAACGATATCTTATGGAGAACTCGCTAGAAAAATAGGATTGCCAACAGCAGCGCGTGCTGTCGGAGCCGCCAACGGGAAAAATCCACTGTGTATTATTGTGCCTTGTCACCGTGTTATCGGCAGCAACGGTACACTTACAGGTTTTAGAGGTGGAGTCCGTCTTAAAGAAGGTTTACTGTCACTTGAGCGCAGACATAGCGCAAAATCTAGTCTGCAATTGACAATGGCTTTGAGCAACCGTTAA
- a CDS encoding AbrB family transcriptional regulator produces the protein MQQPGISTKQLIIIISLEILLALPFGLPLSLFGIGGVAWIFGGIASAALVFTAYRILYKSSLVPNKNARKIGQALVGLAIGFRIAHGNLAGLTSQLPIFVFLTAFLLLTGISIGYIYSLISQNNLLNAMLATVPGGVGIMSSIAADYGKDVSLVALVQIIRVTTVVLVIPILARISAGNFTSASIGFPKNLFNIDLQDLPLLFLAGLVTLLVVRVAGTLKIPAAPFFGALIVGTTFNYLLSLFSFTPALDLTPPTIINLIGQALLGISIGEYWGSNPNLDKKTILYALIPVGMTIAAGFVAAEIAMLLTDWDWLTCLLLTAPGGSAEMILVSLALDHNVEIVTAGHLVRLIAIHASLPLWLLLFRYLDGLVPTSVND, from the coding sequence ATGCAACAACCAGGTATATCCACAAAACAGCTAATAATAATTATTAGCTTAGAAATACTCCTCGCTTTGCCCTTTGGTTTACCGTTATCACTATTTGGCATAGGCGGCGTCGCTTGGATATTTGGTGGTATTGCCTCTGCTGCATTGGTATTTACCGCTTATCGCATTCTCTATAAATCTTCCCTCGTCCCTAACAAGAATGCTAGAAAAATAGGACAAGCTCTTGTAGGTCTTGCCATAGGCTTTCGCATAGCGCATGGAAATTTAGCTGGTCTTACTTCTCAATTACCTATTTTTGTATTCCTTACAGCATTCCTACTGCTAACTGGTATCTCAATCGGCTATATTTACTCGCTAATTAGCCAAAATAACCTGCTAAATGCAATGCTTGCTACCGTCCCCGGCGGCGTAGGAATTATGTCAAGTATTGCCGCAGATTATGGTAAAGATGTATCCCTCGTTGCTTTAGTACAAATAATTCGCGTCACCACCGTTGTCCTGGTAATTCCTATATTAGCTAGGATATCGGCTGGCAATTTTACTAGCGCGAGCATCGGTTTTCCTAAAAATTTGTTTAATATCGATTTACAAGATTTACCGTTACTGTTTTTAGCCGGACTTGTAACCTTATTAGTAGTTCGCGTAGCTGGTACTTTGAAGATACCAGCAGCGCCTTTCTTTGGTGCATTAATAGTCGGTACTACTTTTAATTATTTGCTAAGTTTGTTTTCTTTTACACCCGCTTTAGATTTAACACCACCTACTATAATTAACTTAATTGGTCAAGCTTTGTTAGGGATTAGTATAGGCGAATATTGGGGAAGCAACCCGAATCTTGATAAGAAAACAATATTATATGCTTTAATCCCTGTAGGGATGACTATTGCAGCGGGATTTGTAGCGGCAGAAATTGCTATGCTGTTAACAGATTGGGATTGGCTTACCTGTCTGCTACTTACAGCACCCGGCGGTTCGGCAGAAATGATATTAGTTTCCTTAGCATTAGATCATAATGTTGAAATTGTAACGGCGGGTCATCTAGTACGACTAATAGCTATTCATGCATCCCTTCCATTATGGCTGTTGTTGTTTCGCTATCTCGACGGTCTCGTCCCAACTTCAGTTAATGATTAG
- a CDS encoding cytochrome P450, whose amino-acid sequence MKLPDGPQTPRVLRLIQWITRPTELLDTSQKRYGDCFTVWGSNKVPMVYLGHPEAIQKVFTTPPNYLEDNGGGRVMQVLLGDNSVILLEGDRHQRQRQLLTPPFHGERLRGYGKVICEITEEVMKQWKIGEPLLVRQSMQEISLQVILRLVFGLEEGQRFEQLKQVLASLLDGFNSPFTSSMLFFGSLQKDLGAWSPWGRFIRLKQQIDELIYDEIRQRRKQFDPSRTDIFTLLMAARDEAGEPMTDVELRDELITLLMAGHETTASALSWALYWIDHHPEVREKLLNELDTTDPTAIARLPYLNAVCQETLRIYPIAIVAFPRILRKPLQVMDYEFEPGAVLFPCIYMAHQREEVYPEPKRFKPERFLERQYSPYEYLPFGGGNRRCIGMAFAQYEMKLALATIISKYRLTKSDRRPVKPVRRGLTISPPANMQMVPTMEHHNIPAKL is encoded by the coding sequence ATGAAACTTCCTGATGGCCCGCAAACTCCCCGCGTGCTGCGGTTGATCCAGTGGATTACTCGCCCCACAGAATTGTTAGACACTTCTCAAAAGCGTTATGGTGACTGCTTTACAGTTTGGGGGAGCAACAAAGTCCCCATGGTGTACCTCGGCCACCCAGAAGCCATTCAGAAGGTGTTTACCACCCCTCCCAACTATTTAGAAGATAATGGTGGGGGCAGAGTTATGCAAGTTTTGCTGGGCGATAACTCAGTGATTTTACTCGAAGGCGATCGCCACCAGCGCCAACGCCAGTTATTAACTCCTCCATTTCATGGGGAACGCTTGCGTGGTTATGGCAAAGTCATTTGTGAAATCACCGAGGAAGTGATGAAACAGTGGAAGATTGGCGAACCGTTATTAGTTCGCCAGTCCATGCAAGAGATTTCATTGCAAGTAATCCTCCGCTTGGTTTTTGGTTTGGAAGAGGGACAGCGTTTTGAACAACTAAAACAAGTTTTAGCGTCCCTTCTGGATGGTTTTAACTCCCCGTTCACTTCCAGTATGCTATTTTTTGGATCTCTCCAAAAAGATTTAGGCGCTTGGAGTCCTTGGGGGCGATTTATCAGGCTTAAGCAGCAAATTGATGAACTTATTTATGATGAAATTCGGCAACGTCGGAAACAATTCGATCCCTCTCGGACTGATATCTTTACTCTATTGATGGCTGCGAGGGATGAAGCGGGTGAACCGATGACAGATGTCGAGTTGCGCGATGAGTTAATTACACTGTTGATGGCTGGACACGAAACTACTGCTTCGGCGCTGTCGTGGGCTTTATACTGGATTGACCATCACCCGGAGGTTCGCGAAAAGCTGCTGAACGAACTTGATACTACAGATCCAACTGCAATCGCCCGACTTCCCTATCTTAATGCCGTTTGTCAAGAAACTCTACGCATTTATCCGATTGCGATAGTGGCATTTCCGCGAATTTTGCGAAAGCCATTGCAGGTAATGGATTATGAATTTGAGCCGGGTGCGGTGCTGTTTCCTTGTATTTATATGGCGCACCAGCGGGAAGAGGTATACCCAGAACCGAAACGTTTTAAGCCTGAACGTTTTTTAGAACGGCAATATTCACCTTATGAATATTTACCCTTTGGTGGTGGAAATCGTCGCTGTATTGGGATGGCTTTTGCACAATATGAAATGAAATTGGCACTGGCTACAATTATCTCCAAGTATCGACTTACTAAGAGCGATCGCCGTCCAGTTAAGCCTGTACGTCGCGGTCTTACTATATCACCTCCTGCAAATATGCAGATGGTTCCCACGATGGAGCATCACAACATTCCAGCTAAGCTCTAA
- a CDS encoding DUF3240 family protein gives MTTSHSQGYLVTIICESVLQDRLVKLLSTMGASGYTIIPAKGAGSHGKRMGDIAGYNTNIEVKTIVTSEISNQLLEELKEFSSNHALIAFRQKVEGLFD, from the coding sequence ATGACCACTTCTCACAGCCAGGGCTATCTCGTCACGATCATCTGCGAATCCGTATTGCAAGATCGCCTAGTTAAGCTGCTCAGCACAATGGGTGCTTCTGGCTACACCATTATTCCCGCCAAGGGCGCTGGTAGTCACGGTAAACGCATGGGAGATATCGCTGGATATAATACCAACATTGAAGTCAAAACCATTGTGACATCAGAGATATCAAATCAATTGCTAGAAGAACTGAAGGAGTTTTCAAGCAATCATGCATTGATTGCCTTTCGTCAAAAGGTAGAAGGTTTGTTTGATTAA
- a CDS encoding Lin0512 family protein, producing MARKRLIIEMGMGIDQHGQEPTVAAARAVRNAIAHNALPGVWEVAGLSDPDQMIVEVQVAVPYPEQVREAEVLAVLPFGRKTLTVEDGGMVVQGRAIASLNDKNDEMLIAVAAVTVFVETE from the coding sequence ATGGCTCGCAAACGGTTGATTATCGAGATGGGGATGGGAATAGATCAGCACGGACAGGAACCGACTGTAGCCGCAGCAAGGGCTGTAAGGAATGCGATCGCGCACAATGCTTTGCCGGGAGTCTGGGAAGTTGCAGGTTTAAGCGACCCGGATCAAATGATAGTAGAAGTACAGGTGGCAGTGCCTTACCCGGAGCAAGTGCGGGAAGCGGAGGTTTTGGCTGTGCTGCCTTTTGGTCGCAAAACCCTAACTGTCGAGGACGGCGGGATGGTTGTACAGGGGAGAGCGATCGCCTCTTTGAACGATAAGAATGACGAAATGCTTATCGCTGTTGCTGCTGTTACAGTTTTCGTTGAAACAGAATAG
- a CDS encoding nucleotidyltransferase domain-containing protein produces MPVPELHRLFLQQIVDKLKQDSRLLGIAIGGSYLSGEMDEYSDIDLVLVIDDIYYEQVLKEREEIARSLGSLLAAFTGEHVGEPRLLVCLYDNPLIHVDLKFVLLQDFKTDRVENHVVLCEQENLLAQAVLENPRDYPPVDLQWIEDRFWVWIHYCATKLGRGEFFEVIDALSYMRGIVLAPLAKVQAGLKPRGVRNLEKELPHLVTDFCQTIPAKHDGYEIAQALQHSIDLYRQLRDAIKTPELIVRSPAEIASTKYLQTVIDRLKPI; encoded by the coding sequence ATGCCCGTTCCTGAACTGCACCGTTTGTTTTTACAGCAAATTGTTGACAAGTTGAAACAGGATAGCCGCTTATTAGGGATAGCTATCGGTGGCTCTTATTTAAGTGGCGAAATGGATGAGTATTCCGATATCGATCTGGTACTTGTCATAGATGATATTTACTACGAGCAAGTGCTTAAGGAACGAGAGGAAATTGCTCGTAGTCTTGGTTCGCTGCTAGCAGCTTTTACTGGGGAACACGTAGGCGAACCTCGATTGCTAGTCTGTCTTTATGATAATCCTTTAATACACGTCGATTTGAAGTTTGTGCTGTTGCAAGATTTCAAGACCGATCGCGTAGAAAATCACGTTGTTTTGTGCGAGCAAGAAAATTTGCTCGCACAAGCTGTTTTAGAGAATCCACGAGATTATCCACCCGTTGATTTACAGTGGATAGAAGACCGATTCTGGGTGTGGATACACTACTGTGCAACCAAATTAGGAAGAGGCGAATTTTTTGAGGTCATTGATGCTCTTTCTTATATGCGTGGAATAGTCCTTGCACCATTAGCAAAGGTACAGGCTGGGCTAAAACCTCGCGGCGTGCGTAATTTAGAGAAGGAACTTCCGCATTTGGTTACTGATTTTTGTCAGACTATTCCTGCCAAACACGATGGCTATGAGATTGCCCAAGCGCTGCAACACTCAATTGATTTGTATCGTCAGCTTCGAGATGCGATAAAAACGCCTGAATTAATTGTGCGATCGCCAGCAGAAATTGCCTCGACGAAGTATCTGCAAACAGTGATAGACAGACTCAAACCAATCTAA